The window AAATCGAGGCTCAGGGCCTGGGCCAGGGTGCGGATCAGGTAGGTCTTACCCAGGCCCGGTACGCCCTCGAGGAGAGCGTGGCCTCCGACGAACAGGCAGGTCAGAACGCCGTCTACGATCTCATTTTGTCCGACGATTGCCTTGCCGATCTCGGCCCGCAGGCGCTTGAACTTGGCGCAGAATTCATGGGTCGCCTTCTCGACTCTGGGATCAATGGTCTCGGCCATGACTGGTGGCTCCTTGTCAGCTGATAGCTCGCACCGATCAGCGATCGATCATCCACAATCCGCCACCCCTTTGGCCCCTCTATTGAGGGGACTCGAGGGGTACATCACTTGACACTCAGGGCGCTCAGCTCAGGGCGCCCCATGACCTACTGCTTATCCTTCGCTCTTCCATCCATATCTTCCTTGGCGCGACGCTTGGCTCTCAGCAGCCTGGAGGTCAGATCGCCCGCGTCCTTGGTCCCCGGTTTGCGCCTGGGCTCGGTGTAGCCTGGCTCGCCCGCCTTGGCGGCGGCCTTGCCGAGCGTCTGGCTCAGGTCTGCCGCAGGCTTGGCGGCGGCCTTGTCGCCGACGTCGTACCTGGTCTTGGCACTGGCTACCGGCGTCGGTTCCAGTTCGATGGTCCGCTGTTCGCGCTTCTCGGCCACCCGGGCGTCGAGGCCTTCGCGGACCTTGCCACTGACGTCCTTGAGCTGGGACAGCGAAGCGGTGCTTCGCTGCCCGATGCGGGCCAGGGCGGTCACGCTGGCGGTAAAGAACTGGATGGTTGGCACCAGGTAGTTGTAGCGGATCGCCCAGCCGATCACCTCGGCCAGGACCAGGGCCCCGACGTACCCGAACCGCGGAGCGTTGGCGGTATAGAGCACGGCACAGAACACCACGAATACCGCCACCTCGACGTAGATGGACATGGCCAGATTCGAGGCCAGTCGCCGAGTAGCGACGTCGAGCAGGAACAGCGGCAACAGCAGCCAAGTCACGATCCACCGCCACACCGGCTGGCGCGAGATGGCCGGCGGCAGATGCCGGTCAAAGACCTTGTCCCGAAGCGGATCCATCAGCAACATGCGTCCGCCGGTCCGTTCGACCACGCGGTTGAGCAGGCTCAGATTCGTCCCCATTTCACGGAACTCCGGGGAATAGGGCATGCTCACGCCGGTGCGGATCTGGTGCATTCCCTTGTCGTCGCGGTACGTCAGGTTGATGAGGTAGTTGCCGTGTTCGTCGACATCGAAGGTCGCCTCGTAGCGGCCCGGCCCGGTCTGAGTCACCGCGAGGGTCTTCGCTTCCATGCTGGGGGTGGTCAGACGGCCGGAGAATCTCAGGAAGTTGAGATAGGTTGCGTCCTTATTGAGAGCCTCGATGCTGATGTGTCCTTTGTTGCCATCGATGCGGGCCATGACATCGAAGTCGGCGGACTCCTCCTGGCGCATGGCCCAGCGGAGCAGTTGGGCCCAGAACTTGCCGTACTTGGCCCAGTTGCTCCAATCGGTGCCCCATTTGGGCCACCAGCCACTGGTGAAGACGGCCATCTTGCCCATCTCGTAGTTCCAGTGGGCCAGCACCGGGTCGTTGCCGTCCTGGCTGCGGCGGACGATGGGCATGATGCAGTCCGGCTTGGGCTCGGTGAGCACCAGGCCCCCCAGCCTAGGCAGGTCCCGATCGTTGATGCCCTGGGTGATCTGGGCGAAGTCAAACACCAGCCGCGGCGAGAAGACGCGGTCGTCGATCAGCGGCTTGCGGACGACTTTGGCCTCCTTCATGAAGATCTGGGGCAGCTTGGTGGGATCCTTCACGTCGTAGAAGCGGCCGCCCGTGTCCCTGGCGATCTGGCGGAGATTGGCTTCCTGCACATGCACACCGTAGCCGATGCCCACGGTCGAGCAGGTGATCTGGTGTTTCTTCATGTAGTCAATCGTGCTGGCCGAGGGAGGGGTGGGATCACCATCGCTGATGATGATGACGTGCCGTTGGGACGCGTCCTTCTTGCTCATCAGGCCGTCGACGGCCATGGTCATGGTCTGGGCGAAATCGGGCATGTCCCCGATCTGCATGCTGGTGATTTTCTTCTTGATGAGGGGTTTGTCGAGGGCCGGCGCAAGGGGGACATCCCAGTTGTAGCCGTTCATGCGATAGGAGTAGCAGACCACGCCGAAGTAGTCGAGCGAGCTGATCGTCTCGAGGCTCTTGAGGGCCACCTGCTCGCCCCAGTAGTTGCCACGCGGGATCTCGCAGGAGTGCATGATGATGGCCAGGCCGCCCCGGGGCATGACCTGCTTCTGTTTGATCTCGAAGCTCACCGGGCTGATTTCCTCGAGCGGCTTGCCGATCCAGCCGCCCGCCCCGAAGCTCTCGTCGCCACCGGTCATGATGAGACCGCCGCCGAAGTCCCGCACGTAGCTGGCCAGGGCCTTGTGCTGATCGTCGGTGAACTCGCCGGCCGAGGTGTTGGCCAGCACCACGGCGGCATATTCCTGGAGCTTGAGCAGGTCGAGATCCTTGACGTCATTGGCCACTTCGACCTCGATCCGCTCACGGCCAAGGGCCTCCACCAGCACATCATCGGTATCCCGGCGGACCTGCCCCTCGATCGACTGCGGCAGGCTGACGATCAGCACCTTGCCTTGATCGACGACGAAGGTGAACGCTGTGGCCCGGTTGTTTTCCGGAATGGTGTCGTCGCTCGCCATGATCGGGGTCACCTGGGCCTGGAAGCGGTGCACGCCGCCCCCCTGCACCTCGATCGGAATGGTGAAGGGGTTGGGCTGCATCCCGCCGACCAGCGGTAGAACCGTGTCCTTCAACTCGATCTTGCGGTCGTTGTCGTACAGCGTCAGCTGGACCTTGGTGTCCTCGCGGCTCTTGAGGAGCAGGCGAAGCGGGATCTTGGTGTCCTTGTTGGCGTGGGGGGGAACGACGATCCGATCGAACAGAACCTCGTTTCGGAGTTGGTACTCGATGGGAATGACGTCGACCGCGACCTTGTTGGCCGCGGCGACCTCGATCTCCTCGTTCAGGCTGCCGAGGTTCTCATTTCCGTCGGTCACGAGCACGACACGCCGCGAGAAGCCTTCGGGAAACGACGCCATGGCCATCCGCAAGGCCCCGGCGATGTCCGTCCGATCAGGCTCGAGGGCGGTGCCAAAGCCGAAGATGGCGGCCCCGCCGCGGCTGTTGATCAGGTCGACGCCGGTCTGGCCGTCGAAGCCGATCACCCCGATGCGGTCATCCGGGTGGGCCTTGGCGGACAACTCCTTGACGTAGTTCTGGGCGGCTTCGCGGCGATCGTCGGGGATGCTCTTGGAGCGGTCGAGCACGAACATCACGGCCACATGGTCGTTGCGCTTGACGTACTGGATCTCCGCCAGGGCGATGGCCAGGGCGATGATCACCAGCGAGCGCATGACCACCGCCAGGATTCGCCGCCAGCGGTCCAGCCCGGCCAGGGAACGCACTGAGATGGCCGTGATCACCGGGATTGCCGCCATCAGCCAGAGCCATTCCGGCCGCTCGAACGAGATGGGGATGCTCAACGCCAACATCACATCCTGATCATCTGCACTCTGTTGTTGCCTGAGTCCAGCACATAAACAAACCCGTTCCCGCCGACTCCCACCGCCCACGGCGCACAGAGTTGCCCGGGGTCGCGCCCGGGCGAGCCCCAGCAGCCCAGACTCTTGCCGTTCCGGTCAAAGTGCTGCAGGCGTGCATTTCCGAACTCGCATACCAGCAGCGTGCCGTCCGGCCGCACCGCGACGCCGTACGGGTATTGCAGCTGCCCGGGGGCAGTGCCCATGGCGCCAAACCGGCTCAGAAGCCGACCTTCTCGACTGAACTGGCAGATGCGGTGATGGCAGGCGTCGGCCACCCACAGATCCCATTGGGCATCGAACGCGATCGACTGCGGGCGAAGCAGCTCGGCCTCGCCGGTCTTCTGGCCGCCGAAGCTGGCGACCGGCTTGAAGTCCGGCGTGAACCGGGTGATGCGATCGTTGCCGCCGTACTCCGCCACGTAGATGTTGCCGTCTGCGTCTGACGCCACGTCGGTAGGGAAGATGAACTGCCCCATCTCCTCGCCGATGGAGCCGAATCGGGCGAGTTCCTTGCCGTCTCGGTCGAAGACCATCACCCGGTGGTAGTGGGTGTCGGCCACGAAAAGCCGCCCGCTCGCATCGACGCCCAGACCGGTGGGTTTCCCTGACAGCCACTCCGGCATCTGCCAGCAGGTCTCGAAGGTGCCATCCGGCTTGAATCGCTGTATGCGAGCGTACTTGTCCACGGCAAAGACAGAGCCGTCGGGGGCGACCGTCAGGGCTCGCGGATAGACGAACTGTCCGGGACCGAGGCCTTGATCACCGAAGATCTTCTCCGGTGGCCGCGGGGACAGGTCACCGTCTCCGCCACAGCCGGTCAGCACGGCTGGCAGCAGGGCCCCCAGGATCATCTTGCCTCGTTTGTTCATCGTCATCGCCCGCCGGACCCGCTTTCAACTCCTGCTCCACCAGAAGAGCCAACCGGCCCCAAGTGTCACCACCAGACCCGCAGGCAGTACGGCCAGACTGGTGGCGATCACCATGTCATCGCGTCCGTAGTGCATGTGGTTCAGGATGGTCACGGCCAGACTGGGATATCCCACCGGTCCGACCACCTGGGTCATCACGATCTCGAACAGGGAGAGCATACCGACGATCAGCCCTCCCGCCAGCAGCGCCGGCCACGTCGCAGGCAGCAGCACATGGGCCAGGACACTCATGCCGTCCGCTCCGTCGCTGCGAGCCTGCTCGACCGCGGCCATGTCCTGTCGACTGGTCGCCAGCCAAGCCACCAGTACCACCACGGCCGAATACCGTCCGATCAGGCCGAGGCACCACACGACGAGCGTCTTGTCGTACAGATAGCCCCATGCACCGGGGCGATTGAACACCAGGATGAGGCCGATGCCCATTGCCGCGGGCGGCATGAGCGCGGCGGCCAACACGGCTAGAGCCGGCCACCGCAGCCAATGCCGTCTCGACGCGCGCCAGAGCAGGGCGGTCGCGATCGCAATCAGTACCGACATGGCCGCGACCAGGGCGGCGACCTGCAATGAAGCCCGCCATTGCCGGCTGAACACCGAGAACGCCTCGCCCCACACGTCCCACCGGCGTAGGGCGAGGAACATGGCCGCCACCGGCATGCCCAGAGTCAGGATCCAGACCAAGCTGGCCCCCGCGGCCGCTCGCAGCCCAGAGCCCGGGCCTCCCATCCATACGTTCCGCCCGCCACCGAGACCGTCTTCGCCCGCTTCGGGGACATGCCAGTCGCGCATGGCCTGCAGGCTCCAGCCCATCAGCAGGCCCAGGACAGCCATGACGATGATCGGTTGGGCGGCCATGCGAACGATCTCGCCGGGAGCCGCGGCGATATCGACCAGGGCCATCAGTTCCGTGGCGTACACCCTGGCCAGGGCGAAATGCGGAATCGCATAGTCGGTCAATGTCACCGCAAAGACGACGCACCCGGCGGCCAGCATGTACGGACGGAGGCTTGGCAGGACCGCGAACCACCAGGCCCGTGCCGGCGTCGTATCGAGAATCGCCAGGGCGTATGCCGATCGCCCGGCCGCGCGCCAGCCGACCGCGACGATCAAGGCCACGACCGGCCAGAGCCACCCTGCGGAGATGACCCCGGCCTTCGCCGCGGCGCCAAGTCCCGATGCCGGAACCGACGGCCCCGCTGGAACGAATGATCCGAGCACGCCGCCGACACCCGGCAACAGACCCCAGGCGTAGGCGTAGACTTGAGGAGGCACCAGCAGCGGCGTCAGCGTCAATCCCAGCGCCAGAGGCCACGCTCGACGTCTGGTCGAACCGAGCACCGCTGCCGGCCAGAGGCCAAGGAGCAGCGCTCCGACGCTGGCCGCTATGCTCAGGGTAACGCTCCGCGTCAGCAGGACCGAGGACGGTAGGATGATGCGTGGATCGTTGACCGGCGATCCACAATCCAGGGACGCCATGCCGATACCGATGAACGGAAGGAATACCCCCGCGAGCAGCGCCAGGCTGCCGACGATGCACAGGATCGCGGTTGCCACTCTCGCCATTCTGACTGTCCGCCACCGGTGACTCCCGATCCGCCGTGCCGGCGGTCACTGTGCCAGGTGCTCACTCGCCAGCCGGATAGCCGGCTCCATGGCATCTGCAACCTCTGCGAAAGAGACCTTGGTTTCCGGCGGCAGCTGCATCCCGACTTCGTCGCGGAGCTTCGCACGAACCGGGATGTT of the Phycisphaerae bacterium genome contains:
- a CDS encoding VWA domain-containing protein, giving the protein MLALSIPISFERPEWLWLMAAIPVITAISVRSLAGLDRWRRILAVVMRSLVIIALAIALAEIQYVKRNDHVAVMFVLDRSKSIPDDRREAAQNYVKELSAKAHPDDRIGVIGFDGQTGVDLINSRGGAAIFGFGTALEPDRTDIAGALRMAMASFPEGFSRRVVLVTDGNENLGSLNEEIEVAAANKVAVDVIPIEYQLRNEVLFDRIVVPPHANKDTKIPLRLLLKSREDTKVQLTLYDNDRKIELKDTVLPLVGGMQPNPFTIPIEVQGGGVHRFQAQVTPIMASDDTIPENNRATAFTFVVDQGKVLIVSLPQSIEGQVRRDTDDVLVEALGRERIEVEVANDVKDLDLLKLQEYAAVVLANTSAGEFTDDQHKALASYVRDFGGGLIMTGGDESFGAGGWIGKPLEEISPVSFEIKQKQVMPRGGLAIIMHSCEIPRGNYWGEQVALKSLETISSLDYFGVVCYSYRMNGYNWDVPLAPALDKPLIKKKITSMQIGDMPDFAQTMTMAVDGLMSKKDASQRHVIIISDGDPTPPSASTIDYMKKHQITCSTVGIGYGVHVQEANLRQIARDTGGRFYDVKDPTKLPQIFMKEAKVVRKPLIDDRVFSPRLVFDFAQITQGINDRDLPRLGGLVLTEPKPDCIMPIVRRSQDGNDPVLAHWNYEMGKMAVFTSGWWPKWGTDWSNWAKYGKFWAQLLRWAMRQEESADFDVMARIDGNKGHISIEALNKDATYLNFLRFSGRLTTPSMEAKTLAVTQTGPGRYEATFDVDEHGNYLINLTYRDDKGMHQIRTGVSMPYSPEFREMGTNLSLLNRVVERTGGRMLLMDPLRDKVFDRHLPPAISRQPVWRWIVTWLLLPLFLLDVATRRLASNLAMSIYVEVAVFVVFCAVLYTANAPRFGYVGALVLAEVIGWAIRYNYLVPTIQFFTASVTALARIGQRSTASLSQLKDVSGKVREGLDARVAEKREQRTIELEPTPVASAKTRYDVGDKAAAKPAADLSQTLGKAAAKAGEPGYTEPRRKPGTKDAGDLTSRLLRAKRRAKEDMDGRAKDKQ